The Saprospiraceae bacterium genome includes a window with the following:
- a CDS encoding 2-oxo acid dehydrogenase subunit E2, translated as MAKVELLMPKMGESIMEATILKWVKKAGDRVEMDETILEIATDKVDSEIPSPVSGVISEVLFPEDAVVEIGKVIAIIQTEGDEKIAASPAVKEEQPHAVADMKEATDMAENSAEVAAILAPAASAVTHSDDRFYSPLVKNIAKQENINTTELSKISGSGANGRVTKSDILEYIANRSTSPSVSDKPAATPEKIISTPSVSDVNVPRPVSVSTSGNVEIVEMDRMRKLIADHMVMSKQTSPHVTSFVEADVTNLFQWREKNKKKFQEKYGENITFTPLFIDAVVRAIKDFPMINISLEGQKIIIKKDINIGMAAALPSGNLIVPVIKNADFLNLVGLTKTVNDLAARAKQNKLKPDEIKDGTFTLTNVGTFGNVMGTPIINQPQVAILATGAIKKKPAVLETEYGDVIAIRQMMFLSLSYDHRIVDGSLGGSFLRRVADYLEQFDPGTTV; from the coding sequence ATGGCAAAAGTTGAGCTGTTAATGCCCAAAATGGGAGAGAGTATCATGGAAGCGACTATCCTCAAATGGGTTAAAAAAGCAGGTGATAGAGTCGAGATGGATGAAACCATTCTTGAAATAGCAACCGATAAAGTTGATTCAGAAATTCCGTCGCCGGTCAGTGGTGTTATTTCCGAGGTATTGTTTCCGGAAGATGCTGTGGTAGAAATAGGAAAAGTGATTGCAATCATCCAAACAGAAGGAGACGAGAAAATTGCAGCATCACCGGCTGTCAAAGAAGAACAACCACATGCGGTAGCGGATATGAAAGAGGCAACCGATATGGCTGAAAATTCGGCTGAAGTAGCTGCAATTCTGGCACCGGCTGCATCGGCTGTTACTCATTCAGATGACAGATTTTATTCTCCTTTAGTTAAAAATATAGCAAAACAGGAAAATATAAATACAACGGAACTGAGTAAAATTTCAGGCTCAGGAGCAAATGGAAGAGTTACAAAATCTGATATTCTGGAATATATTGCCAACAGAAGTACTTCACCTTCCGTTTCAGATAAACCTGCGGCAACTCCTGAGAAAATTATTTCAACACCTTCCGTATCTGATGTAAATGTGCCTCGTCCGGTATCTGTCTCCACTTCCGGAAATGTCGAAATCGTGGAAATGGACAGAATGAGAAAGCTGATAGCAGATCACATGGTGATGTCCAAGCAGACTTCTCCGCATGTTACATCTTTTGTGGAAGCGGATGTAACCAACCTTTTTCAATGGCGTGAGAAAAATAAGAAAAAATTTCAGGAGAAATACGGAGAGAATATCACTTTTACACCCCTTTTCATAGATGCAGTTGTTCGGGCCATCAAAGATTTTCCGATGATCAATATTTCTTTGGAGGGTCAGAAAATTATCATCAAAAAAGATATCAATATAGGAATGGCCGCAGCACTGCCTTCCGGCAATCTGATAGTACCGGTGATTAAAAATGCTGATTTCCTCAATCTCGTTGGTCTGACGAAAACGGTCAATGATCTTGCGGCGAGAGCAAAACAAAACAAACTGAAACCCGATGAAATAAAAGACGGAACTTTCACTTTGACCAATGTCGGAACATTCGGAAATGTGATGGGTACTCCGATTATTAATCAACCTCAGGTTGCGATTCTGGCTACTGGTGCTATTAAGAAAAAACCGGCTGTGTTAGAGACAGAATACGGAGATGTCATTGCTATCCGACAGATGATGTTTCTATCTCTATCTTACGATCACCGGATCGTGGATGGGTCTTTGGGCGGTTCATTTCTGAGGAGAGTAGCGGATTATCTCGAGCAGTTTGATCCCGGCACTACCGTATAA
- a CDS encoding PD40 domain-containing protein, giving the protein MKKNLFLFICCMFFFILPGNAQRSFKKLANQYFEAGKYRDAAYFFEKYKNTEKQTTSVIRRGISYYYTNNPDACIRDMETAKALKTRDNRIYKYAGLSYFDKMNYSEAAGFFKTYLRYLKNGSREWFETIDLIKRCESAMQMRHEPQMAFVENAGLGINSIFDDFAPIFSPTRQNRIYFSSAREGVTGGLRNKKGLEDQIKGHYYADMFYVDNEEGLWSGVSKFQPLLNTPKHDVILHFNNDGSVMYFLRSSDLKTGVIYSDTFDIDKIPSDTLQRALLPISAEYGDKDLFIFSDSLIMFSAIRPEGYGGYDLYFVEKKGFTWQNPVNLGPGINTPYNEISPFITKSGDRIYFSSDRLEGIGGYDVYQADFDTERSRWLPVKNMAIPINSSKDDEGFYLTSDGVSAVFSSNRLGSLGGKDLYFAYFKNQDIEQLQYTEVPAFTSRENFADQEFVNDPSPTIIQNEKAVIRSDFFMSPLYYKENEDILTPNNNVLIKRLSELLQIYPEIEVILTGHTVQEGNSDLDVYFTMKLTEKISNRLVNSGVQPGRIHIQSCGSYYPLATPYINGIKSTLAAKVNRRIDISLVNVNPERVHVIYEYPSVENEFRDYKWDGFQKLNDTVTFRVQFAKTAQLFKSDFSDSESEILMYKKANQSDYIYTYGNTMSYSEAKELKNKLAKIYTNADISILAYYKGLPLDRIKMVSLSESIPALGDFLREN; this is encoded by the coding sequence ATGAAGAAAAACCTGTTTCTGTTTATTTGCTGTATGTTCTTTTTCATTCTTCCGGGAAATGCCCAAAGGTCATTTAAGAAACTGGCAAATCAATATTTTGAAGCAGGAAAGTATCGGGATGCTGCTTACTTTTTTGAAAAATATAAAAACACAGAAAAGCAAACTACCAGTGTCATCCGAAGGGGAATTTCCTACTATTATACCAATAATCCCGATGCGTGCATCCGGGACATGGAAACTGCCAAAGCTCTGAAAACTAGAGATAACAGGATTTATAAATATGCCGGTCTGTCCTATTTTGATAAAATGAATTATTCAGAAGCAGCAGGATTTTTTAAAACCTATCTTCGATATTTAAAAAACGGCTCTCGGGAATGGTTTGAAACAATCGACTTAATAAAAAGATGTGAATCAGCTATGCAGATGAGACACGAACCACAAATGGCGTTTGTTGAAAATGCCGGTTTGGGTATCAATAGTATATTTGATGATTTTGCGCCGATATTCAGTCCTACCAGACAAAACAGAATATATTTCTCCTCCGCCAGAGAAGGTGTGACTGGTGGATTGAGGAACAAAAAAGGACTTGAAGACCAAATAAAAGGCCATTATTATGCAGATATGTTTTACGTCGATAACGAAGAAGGGCTTTGGTCCGGCGTATCTAAATTTCAGCCACTTTTGAATACACCGAAGCATGATGTCATCCTTCACTTTAACAATGACGGATCGGTTATGTATTTCCTTCGGTCTTCGGATCTGAAAACAGGCGTAATTTATTCAGATACATTTGACATAGACAAAATACCTTCAGACACACTTCAAAGAGCATTGCTTCCTATCTCAGCAGAGTATGGTGATAAAGATCTGTTCATTTTTAGTGACAGCCTGATTATGTTTAGTGCGATCCGACCGGAAGGATATGGCGGATATGACTTGTATTTTGTTGAAAAAAAAGGATTTACCTGGCAGAATCCTGTTAATTTAGGACCCGGTATCAATACCCCTTATAATGAAATTTCCCCTTTCATAACTAAGAGTGGTGACCGGATTTATTTTTCATCAGACAGGCTGGAAGGAATCGGAGGATATGATGTTTATCAGGCGGACTTTGATACTGAAAGATCCCGATGGCTTCCCGTTAAAAATATGGCAATTCCTATCAATTCATCCAAAGATGATGAAGGCTTTTATCTGACATCCGACGGAGTAAGTGCTGTTTTCAGTTCCAACAGATTAGGATCTTTGGGAGGGAAAGATCTGTATTTTGCTTATTTTAAAAATCAGGATATTGAACAACTGCAATACACAGAAGTGCCTGCATTTACTTCCCGTGAAAATTTTGCGGATCAGGAATTTGTCAATGATCCATCGCCGACCATCATACAAAATGAGAAGGCTGTTATCAGAAGTGATTTTTTCATGTCTCCTTTGTACTATAAAGAAAATGAAGACATCCTGACACCCAATAACAATGTGCTGATTAAACGGCTCTCTGAACTATTACAGATCTATCCTGAAATAGAAGTCATACTGACAGGCCACACCGTACAGGAAGGCAATTCAGACCTTGATGTTTATTTCACCATGAAACTGACAGAAAAAATAAGCAACAGATTGGTAAATTCGGGTGTACAGCCGGGAAGGATTCATATTCAGTCTTGCGGCAGTTATTACCCGCTTGCGACGCCATATATCAATGGCATAAAATCAACTCTCGCAGCCAAGGTAAATAGAAGGATAGACATCAGCTTAGTCAATGTAAATCCGGAAAGAGTTCATGTCATTTATGAATACCCATCGGTGGAAAATGAATTCAGAGACTATAAATGGGATGGATTTCAAAAACTGAACGATACCGTCACTTTCAGAGTACAATTTGCCAAAACGGCACAGCTTTTTAAGTCAGATTTCAGCGACTCAGAGTCAGAAATCCTGATGTATAAAAAAGCAAATCAGAGTGACTACATTTATACTTACGGTAATACCATGTCCTATTCAGAAGCCAAAGAACTGAAAAACAAGCTAGCTAAAATATATACCAATGCGGACATTTCCATTTTAGCTTATTATAAAGGCTTACCACTTGACAGAATAAAAATGGTATCACTGTCGGAAAGTATTCCGGCGTTGGGGGATTTTCTGAGAGAGAATTGA
- a CDS encoding helix-turn-helix domain-containing protein, which translates to MSSTDHQVLKFINQTNQSIFLTGKAGTGKTTLLKKIIRTTHKNTVVVAPTGIAALNAGGMTIHSMFQIAPGGFVPDLSFEPDNNSSVKLDSIYSLTRNFKMSSVKQSVIRSLELLVIDEVSMLRADLLDAIDFVMRKVRRKEKAFGGVQVLFIGDLLQLPPVVKNEEWNVLQKYYPGMFFFHAHALREAPPLYIELKKIYRQSDEKFISLLNNLRNNNITSEDNGILSSYIKPDFNLQNHPGYIYLTTHNHKADDINSRSLENLKDKKYSYTAEIEGDFPEKMYPIEEVLHLKVGAQVMFIKNDLSQEKRYYNGKMGIVKSLSKDEIIVQFADENDTIEVEKYEWNNIRYHINENTREVEEEVIGTFVHYPLKLAWAITVHKSQGLTFEKAVLDVADVFQPGQAYVALSRLKSLDGLILIDMLKMRGIQNAQEVMSYAKNEADETTIATTLESATKTFIYQYLNSSFDFSNLLFQWEKHASGYSDNASHSEKAKHAGWAKTQSVLLQTIADVSDKFLKWLDYQFSQKTIDYNTISNKTTGAFDHFFLRLDPVFDELLCKIEEIKRVKRVKEYFNELKELEELTVQSILQLFRSKRLMELYLNGQEINKENLTNETIKYYRANKLESVRAKFKSSPQKSISNDDEPEDFSYYKVKPKKQKEAKKPTHQITYELWLEKKTIEEIASQRMLTVSTIQSHLSTLIGIRKIQILDVMTDDKIRILEGLFENYSGGGLSELKEKAGEDITYGELRMYQAHLKQSE; encoded by the coding sequence ATGTCTTCAACAGATCATCAAGTTTTAAAATTCATCAACCAAACAAATCAATCTATCTTCCTGACCGGAAAAGCAGGCACCGGCAAGACAACGCTATTAAAAAAAATTATACGGACTACACACAAAAATACGGTCGTTGTAGCACCCACCGGAATTGCGGCACTCAATGCAGGCGGCATGACTATCCACTCGATGTTCCAGATCGCACCGGGTGGTTTTGTACCGGATCTATCTTTTGAGCCGGATAATAATAGCAGCGTAAAATTGGATTCCATCTACTCGCTCACCAGAAATTTTAAGATGAGCAGTGTAAAACAATCTGTCATCCGATCTTTGGAACTTCTGGTCATTGATGAAGTCAGTATGCTGAGAGCTGATCTTTTGGACGCTATCGACTTTGTGATGAGAAAAGTGAGAAGAAAAGAAAAAGCTTTCGGGGGTGTTCAGGTTCTGTTTATAGGTGACTTGTTGCAATTACCACCTGTAGTCAAAAATGAAGAATGGAATGTACTTCAAAAATATTATCCGGGAATGTTCTTCTTTCACGCACATGCATTGCGGGAAGCCCCACCTCTTTATATTGAATTAAAAAAAATCTATCGGCAGTCAGACGAAAAATTTATCAGTCTGCTCAATAACTTACGCAATAACAATATTACATCTGAGGATAATGGAATATTGAGTAGCTATATAAAGCCTGACTTTAACTTACAAAATCATCCGGGATATATCTATCTGACTACGCACAATCACAAAGCTGACGACATTAATTCGCGATCTCTCGAAAATCTGAAGGATAAAAAATACAGTTATACGGCAGAAATTGAAGGTGATTTTCCGGAGAAAATGTACCCGATCGAAGAAGTATTGCATCTCAAAGTTGGCGCACAGGTTATGTTTATCAAAAATGACCTTTCTCAGGAAAAACGCTATTACAACGGTAAAATGGGTATTGTAAAATCACTCTCGAAAGATGAAATAATCGTACAGTTTGCTGACGAAAACGATACCATCGAAGTGGAAAAATACGAATGGAACAATATAAGATATCATATTAATGAAAATACCAGAGAAGTCGAAGAAGAAGTAATCGGCACCTTTGTTCACTACCCGTTAAAACTTGCCTGGGCTATCACGGTACATAAGAGTCAGGGTTTGACTTTTGAAAAAGCGGTATTGGATGTTGCAGACGTATTTCAGCCCGGACAGGCATATGTTGCACTTTCCAGACTGAAATCTTTGGATGGACTTATTCTGATCGATATGCTCAAAATGCGGGGTATTCAAAATGCGCAGGAGGTTATGTCTTATGCCAAAAATGAAGCAGATGAAACAACCATAGCGACCACATTGGAATCTGCTACTAAAACCTTTATATATCAATATCTCAATAGTAGTTTTGATTTTTCCAATTTGCTATTTCAATGGGAAAAACATGCTTCCGGCTACAGTGACAATGCTTCCCATTCCGAAAAAGCCAAACACGCCGGATGGGCAAAAACACAATCTGTATTATTGCAGACAATAGCAGATGTATCAGATAAATTTTTAAAATGGTTAGATTATCAGTTTTCACAGAAAACTATAGATTACAATACTATTTCAAATAAAACGACAGGGGCTTTTGATCATTTTTTTTTGAGATTAGACCCGGTTTTCGATGAATTACTGTGTAAAATTGAAGAAATAAAAAGGGTAAAAAGAGTCAAAGAATATTTTAACGAACTAAAAGAACTCGAAGAACTGACCGTACAGAGTATATTACAATTGTTCAGATCAAAACGTTTGATGGAGCTTTATCTGAATGGACAGGAAATCAATAAAGAGAATTTAACGAATGAAACCATTAAATACTACAGAGCAAATAAACTGGAATCTGTAAGGGCAAAATTTAAGTCATCTCCCCAAAAATCCATCTCAAATGATGACGAACCGGAAGACTTCTCTTATTACAAGGTAAAACCCAAAAAGCAAAAAGAAGCCAAAAAACCAACCCATCAGATTACGTATGAACTTTGGCTTGAAAAAAAGACAATCGAAGAAATAGCCTCACAAAGAATGCTGACAGTCAGTACTATCCAATCACATCTTTCTACATTGATTGGCATAAGAAAAATACAAATATTGGATGTAATGACAGATGATAAGATCCGGATACTTGAAGGTTTGTTTGAAAATTACAGCGGTGGCGGACTATCTGAACTGAAAGAAAAAGCAGGTGAAGATATAACATATGGTGAGCTGAGAATGTATCAGGCACATCTGAAACAATCAGAATAA